The following coding sequences lie in one Lolium perenne isolate Kyuss_39 chromosome 2, Kyuss_2.0, whole genome shotgun sequence genomic window:
- the LOC127334071 gene encoding pentatricopeptide repeat-containing protein ELI1, chloroplastic codes for MSAAVLPSVATARESGGGHSVALNADRAVSLLVACSTARRASELHAAVLRAGLDSDRAVAFRLQRAYAASGRLDHSLTLLHRTQDPTAIFYTSAIRAHSSRGLSLAALALLSDMLSDGLLPTAHTLSASLPACRGISLGRALHAYAFKLALSGDSYVATALLGMYARAGDAAAARALFDEMQPDPHVVSVTAMLTCYANMGALDDARSLFDGLPNKDFICWNAMIDGYTQHGKPNQALQLFRQMLRSSVQPDEVTVVLVLSAVAQLGTAESGKWLHSYVNNSRRVRLNLRVGTALVDMYCKCGSLEDAVAVFHGIADKDIVAWNAMINGYAMHGESTRALEMFAHLREQGLWPTDITFIGLLNACSHSGLVEDGRKFFRSMEQEYGIDPKIEHYGCMVDLLGRAGLVDEAFHLVQSMTLTPDAVLWVSLLAACRLHKNMALGQQIADYLVAKGLANSGMYILLSNIYAAVGKWEQVAQVRSMMKASGIQKEPGCSAIEIDRKVYEFVAGDMSHPRTDEIYAMLDKMNGLVKEHGHVPQTEIVLHDLDEPMKERALAVHSEKLAVAFGLVSTEPAATIKIVKNLRACSDCHAVLKLVSKITGRKIVFRDRNRFHHFVDGSCTCGDYW; via the coding sequence ATGTCGGCCGCGGTGCTCCCCTCCGTCGCCACCGCCCGGGAATCCGGCGGCGGCCACAGTGTTGCCCTCAACGCCGATCGCGCCGTTTCGCTCCTCGTGGCCTGCTCGACCGCCCGCCGCGCCTCCGAGCTCCACGCTGCCGTGCTCCGCGCGGGCCTCGACAGCGACCGGGCGGTCGCCTTCCGCCTGCAGCGCGCCTACGCCGCGTCCGGCCGCCTCGACCACTCCCTCACCCTCCTCCACCGCACCCAGGACCCCACCGCCATCTTCTACACCTCGGCCATCCGCGCCCACTCCTCCCGCGGCCTCAGCCTCGCCGCGCTCGCGCTCCTCTCCGACATGCTGTCCGACGGCCTCCTCCCCACCGCCCACACCCTCTCCGCCTCCCTCCCCGCCTGCCGCGGAATCTCCCTCGGCCGCGCCCTGCACGCGTACGCCTTCAAGCTGGCCCTCTCCGGCGACTCCTACGTCGCCACCGCGCTGCTCGGCATGTACGCGCGGGCGggggacgccgccgccgcccgtgcGCTGTTCGACGAGATGCAGCCGGACCCGCACGTCGTGTCCGTCACGGCGATGCTCACCTGCTACGCCAACATGGGTGCGCTGGATGACGCGCGCAGCCTGTTCGACGGGTTGCCCAACAAGGACTTCATCTGCTGGAACGCTATGATTGACGGGTACACGCAGCACGGGAAGCCCAACCAGGCTCTCCAGCTGTTCCGGCAGATGCTGAGATCGAGTGTCCAGCCTGACGAGGTGACTGTCGTGCTGGTCCTCTCTGCGGTTGCACAGCTTGGTACGGCGGAGTCAGGGAAGTGGCTCCATTCCTATGTCAACAACAGTCGACGCGTTCGACTCAATCTCAGAGTGGGCACCGCACTTGTTGACATGTACTGCAAGTGCGGAAGCCTGGAGGATGCGGTCGCTGTTTTCCATGGAATTGCTGACAAAGATATTGTTGCGTGGAACGCCATGATCAATGGTTATGCAATGCACGGAGAAAGCACAAGGGCACTGGAGATGTTTGCGCACTTGCGGGAGCAGGGCCTCTGGCCCACAGATATCACCTTCATTGGCTTGCTCAACGCTTGCAGTCATTCTGGGCTGGTTGAGGACGGCCGCAAGTTCTTCCGATCAATGGAGCAGGAGTACGGCATTGATCCCAAAATCGAGCACTATGGTTGCATGGTGGACCTTCTTGGTCGTGCGGGGCTCGTAGACGAAGCATTCCATCTTGTCCAGAGCATGACACTAACACCTGACGCTGTCTTGTGGGTGTCACTACTTGCCGCATGCCGGCTTCACAAGAACATGGCGTTAGGCCAGCAGATTGCAGACTATCTTGTTGCCAAGGGGTTAGCCAACTCGGGGATGTATATCCTCCTCTCCAACATCTACGCAGCTGTTGGTAAATGGGAACAAGTTGCGCAGGTGCGGTCGATGATGAAGGCTAGTGGCATCCAAAAAGAGCCTGGTTGTAGTGCCATTGAGATAGACCGGAAGGTATACGAGTTCGTTGCAGGGGATATGAGCCATCCCCGCACCGATGAAATATATGCCATGCTAGACAAGATGAATGGCCTAGTGAAGGAGCATGGACATGTTCCACAGACTGAGATAGTTCTGCATGACCTGGATGAGCCGATGAAGGAGAGGGCACTTGCGGTACACAGCGAGAAGCTTGCCGTTGCATTTGGACTGGTAAGCACAGAGCCTGCAGCGACGATCAAGATTGTCAAGAACCTACGGGCGTGCTCTGACTGCCATGCAGTGTTGAAGCTGGTATCGAAGATCACTGGCAGGAAGATTGTGTTCAGAGACAGGAACAGGTTCCACCATTTTGTCGACGGGTCCTGTACTTGTGGCGATTACTGGTGA